Proteins encoded by one window of Arabidopsis thaliana chromosome 2, partial sequence:
- the SEP4 gene encoding K-box region and MADS-box transcription factor family protein (SEPALLATA 4 (SEP4); FUNCTIONS IN: DNA binding, sequence-specific DNA binding transcription factor activity; INVOLVED IN: in 6 processes; LOCATED IN: nucleus; EXPRESSED IN: 18 plant structures; EXPRESSED DURING: 13 growth stages; CONTAINS InterPro DOMAIN/s: Transcription factor, MADS-box (InterPro:IPR002100), Transcription factor, K-box (InterPro:IPR002487); BEST Arabidopsis thaliana protein match is: K-box region and MADS-box transcription factor family protein (TAIR:AT5G15800.1); Has 7361 Blast hits to 7360 proteins in 917 species: Archae - 0; Bacteria - 4; Metazoa - 643; Fungi - 310; Plants - 6307; Viruses - 0; Other Eukaryotes - 97 (source: NCBI BLink).) gives MGRGKVELKRIENKINRQVTFAKRRNGLLKKAYELSVLCDAEIALLIFSNRGKLYEFCSSPSGMARTVDKYRKHSYATMDPNQSAKDLQDKYQDYLKLKSRVEILQHSQRHLLGEELSEMDVNELEHLERQVDASLRQIRSTKARSMLDQLSDLKTKEEMLLETNRDLRRKLEDSDAALTQSFWGSSAAEQQQQHQQQQQGMSSYQSNPPIQEAGFFKPLQGNVALQMSSHYNHNPANATNSATTSQNVNGFFPGWMV, from the exons atgGGAAGAGGGAAAGTTGAGCTGAAGAGGATAGAGAACAAGATCAATAGACAAGTTACTTttgcaaagagaagaaatggttTGCTCAAGAAGGCTTATGAGCTTTCTGTCCTTTGTGATGCTGAGATTGctcttctcattttctctaaCCGTGGCAAGCTCTACGAATTCTGCAGCAGCCCTAG TGGTATGGCGAGGACGGTTGATAAGTATAGAAAACATAGTTATGCAACAATGGATCCAAATCAATCAGCTAAAGACTTGCAG GATAAGTATCAAGACTACTTGAAGCTTAAATCAAGAGTTGAGATCCTTCAACATTCACAAAG gcATTTGCTAGGTGAAGAGCTATCCGAGATGGATGTGAATGAGCTTGAGCATCTCGAACGCCAAGTAGATGCATCACTAAGACAAATAAGATCTACCAAG GCTCGGTCTATGCTTGATCAACTATCTGACCTCAAAACTAAG GAGGAAATGTTATTGGAAACCAATAGAGATCTTAGGAGAAAG ttGGAGGACAGTGATGCAGCACTTACTCAATCGTTTTGGGGAAGTTCTGCtgcagaacaacaacaacaacatcaacaacagcaacaaggCATGAGCTCTTATCAATCAAACCCTCCAATTCAGGAAGCAGGTTTCTTCAAGCCTCTACAAGGCAATGTAGCATTGCAAATGAG CAGTCATTACAATCACAATCCTGCAAATGCAACCAACTCTGCAACAACATCACAGAATGTTAATGGATTCTTCCCTGGATGGATGGTCTGA
- the SEP4 gene encoding K-box region and MADS-box transcription factor family protein (SEPALLATA 4 (SEP4); FUNCTIONS IN: DNA binding, sequence-specific DNA binding transcription factor activity; INVOLVED IN: in 6 processes; LOCATED IN: nucleus; EXPRESSED IN: 18 plant structures; EXPRESSED DURING: 13 growth stages; CONTAINS InterPro DOMAIN/s: Transcription factor, MADS-box (InterPro:IPR002100), Transcription factor, K-box (InterPro:IPR002487); BEST Arabidopsis thaliana protein match is: K-box region and MADS-box transcription factor family protein (TAIR:AT5G15800.1); Has 7369 Blast hits to 7368 proteins in 921 species: Archae - 0; Bacteria - 4; Metazoa - 645; Fungi - 306; Plants - 6326; Viruses - 0; Other Eukaryotes - 88 (source: NCBI BLink).), whose protein sequence is MGRGKVELKRIENKINRQVTFAKRRNGLLKKAYELSVLCDAEIALLIFSNRGKLYEFCSSPSGMARTVDKYRKHSYATMDPNQSAKDLQDKYQDYLKLKSRVEILQHSQRHLLGEELSEMDVNELEHLERQVDASLRQIRSTKARSMLDQLSDLKTKEEMLLETNRDLRRKLEDSDAALTQSFWGSSAAEQQQQHQQQQQGMSSYQSNPPIQEAGFFKPLQGNVALQMSHYNHNPANATNSATTSQNVNGFFPGWMV, encoded by the exons atgGGAAGAGGGAAAGTTGAGCTGAAGAGGATAGAGAACAAGATCAATAGACAAGTTACTTttgcaaagagaagaaatggttTGCTCAAGAAGGCTTATGAGCTTTCTGTCCTTTGTGATGCTGAGATTGctcttctcattttctctaaCCGTGGCAAGCTCTACGAATTCTGCAGCAGCCCTAG TGGTATGGCGAGGACGGTTGATAAGTATAGAAAACATAGTTATGCAACAATGGATCCAAATCAATCAGCTAAAGACTTGCAG GATAAGTATCAAGACTACTTGAAGCTTAAATCAAGAGTTGAGATCCTTCAACATTCACAAAG gcATTTGCTAGGTGAAGAGCTATCCGAGATGGATGTGAATGAGCTTGAGCATCTCGAACGCCAAGTAGATGCATCACTAAGACAAATAAGATCTACCAAG GCTCGGTCTATGCTTGATCAACTATCTGACCTCAAAACTAAG GAGGAAATGTTATTGGAAACCAATAGAGATCTTAGGAGAAAG ttGGAGGACAGTGATGCAGCACTTACTCAATCGTTTTGGGGAAGTTCTGCtgcagaacaacaacaacaacatcaacaacagcaacaaggCATGAGCTCTTATCAATCAAACCCTCCAATTCAGGAAGCAGGTTTCTTCAAGCCTCTACAAGGCAATGTAGCATTGCAAATGAG TCATTACAATCACAATCCTGCAAATGCAACCAACTCTGCAACAACATCACAGAATGTTAATGGATTCTTCCCTGGATGGATGGTCTGA
- the SEP4 gene encoding K-box region and MADS-box transcription factor family protein (SEPALLATA 4 (SEP4); FUNCTIONS IN: DNA binding, sequence-specific DNA binding transcription factor activity; INVOLVED IN: in 6 processes; LOCATED IN: nucleus; EXPRESSED IN: 18 plant structures; EXPRESSED DURING: 13 growth stages; CONTAINS InterPro DOMAIN/s: Transcription factor, MADS-box (InterPro:IPR002100), Transcription factor, K-box (InterPro:IPR002487); BEST Arabidopsis thaliana protein match is: K-box region and MADS-box transcription factor family protein (TAIR:AT5G15800.1); Has 35333 Blast hits to 34131 proteins in 2444 species: Archae - 798; Bacteria - 22429; Metazoa - 974; Fungi - 991; Plants - 531; Viruses - 0; Other Eukaryotes - 9610 (source: NCBI BLink).) — MGRGKVELKRIENKINRQVTFAKRRNGLLKKAYELSVLCDAEIALLIFSNRGKLYEFCSSPSGMARTVDKYRKHSYATMDPNQSAKDLQDKYQDYLKLKSRVEILQHSQRHLLGEELSEMDVNELEHLERQVDASLRQIRSTKARSMLDQLSDLKTKEEMLLETNRDLRRKVAIGIFYRKKLKPFVI, encoded by the exons atgGGAAGAGGGAAAGTTGAGCTGAAGAGGATAGAGAACAAGATCAATAGACAAGTTACTTttgcaaagagaagaaatggttTGCTCAAGAAGGCTTATGAGCTTTCTGTCCTTTGTGATGCTGAGATTGctcttctcattttctctaaCCGTGGCAAGCTCTACGAATTCTGCAGCAGCCCTAG TGGTATGGCGAGGACGGTTGATAAGTATAGAAAACATAGTTATGCAACAATGGATCCAAATCAATCAGCTAAAGACTTGCAG GATAAGTATCAAGACTACTTGAAGCTTAAATCAAGAGTTGAGATCCTTCAACATTCACAAAG gcATTTGCTAGGTGAAGAGCTATCCGAGATGGATGTGAATGAGCTTGAGCATCTCGAACGCCAAGTAGATGCATCACTAAGACAAATAAGATCTACCAAG GCTCGGTCTATGCTTGATCAACTATCTGACCTCAAAACTAAG GAGGAAATGTTATTGGAAACCAATAGAGATCTTAGGAGAAAGGTAGCTATCGGAATCTTTTACCGCAAGAAACTGAAACCATTTGTCATTTGA
- the MRH6 gene encoding Adenine nucleotide alpha hydrolases-like superfamily protein produces the protein MGKPAGYWVNKIRTSFKGGSSSSKSLDEGSTSGSRKNGSKHSKNLKAEDANKNGEGGGVQAESGRKVMVVVDTTSQTKNALQWALTHCVQDEDNITLLHVTRTPVGQAIDETQRERNSRAHELVHPLKNFCQLKKPNVKTEIVVVETAEEKGKTIVEESKKQGAGVLVLGQRKRTSKWRVIWKWRTKGGMGGGVVEYCIHNSDCMAIAVRKKSNNGGYLITTKRHKDFWLLA, from the exons atggGGAAACCAGCAGGGTATTGGGTAAATAAGATTAGGACATCATTCAAAGGAGGATCATCGTCGAGCAAATCATTAGATGAAGGAAGTACTTCGGGTTCGAGAAAGAACGGTTCGAAGCATAGTAAGAATCTGAAAGCAGAGGATGCTAATAAGAATGGTGAAGGAGGAGGAGTTCAAGCTGAGAGTGGGAGGAAAGTGATGGTTGTTGTGGACACAACTTCACAAACTAAGAATGCTCTTCAATGGGCTTTAACACATTGTGTTCAAGATGAAGATAATATCACTCTTCTCCATGTCACAAGAACACCCGTAGGACAAG CTATAGATGAGACACAAAGGGAGAGAAACTCAAGGGCTCATGAACTAGTTCATCCATTGAAGAATTTTTGTCAACTCAAGAAACCTAAC GTCAAAACGGAGATAGTGGTGGTTGAAACGGCGGAGGAGAAAGGTAAGACGATAGTGGaggaatcaaagaaacaagGAGCAGGCGTTTTGGTGTTAGggcagagaaagagaaccTCGAAGTGGCGCGTGATTTGGAAATGGCGTACGAAGGGAGGAATGGGAGGAGGAGTGGTCGAGTATTGTATTCATAACTCCGATTGTATGGCTATTGCCGTAAGGAAGAAGAGTAACAATGGAGGTTACTTGATCACCACGAAACGTCACAAAGATTTCTGGCTCTTGgcttaa
- the MRH6 gene encoding Adenine nucleotide alpha hydrolases-like superfamily protein (morphogenesis of root hair 6 (MRH6); CONTAINS InterPro DOMAIN/s: UspA (InterPro:IPR006016), Rossmann-like alpha/beta/alpha sandwich fold (InterPro:IPR014729); BEST Arabidopsis thaliana protein match is: Adenine nucleotide alpha hydrolases-like superfamily protein (TAIR:AT1G69080.1); Has 237 Blast hits to 237 proteins in 19 species: Archae - 0; Bacteria - 0; Metazoa - 13; Fungi - 0; Plants - 224; Viruses - 0; Other Eukaryotes - 0 (source: NCBI BLink).), producing MVVVDTTSQTKNALQWALTHCVQDEDNITLLHVTRTPVGQAIDETQRERNSRAHELVHPLKNFCQLKKPNVKTEIVVVETAEEKGKTIVEESKKQGAGVLVLGQRKRTSKWRVIWKWRTKGGMGGGVVEYCIHNSDCMAIAVRKKSNNGGYLITTKRHKDFWLLA from the exons ATGGTTGTTGTGGACACAACTTCACAAACTAAGAATGCTCTTCAATGGGCTTTAACACATTGTGTTCAAGATGAAGATAATATCACTCTTCTCCATGTCACAAGAACACCCGTAGGACAAG CTATAGATGAGACACAAAGGGAGAGAAACTCAAGGGCTCATGAACTAGTTCATCCATTGAAGAATTTTTGTCAACTCAAGAAACCTAAC GTCAAAACGGAGATAGTGGTGGTTGAAACGGCGGAGGAGAAAGGTAAGACGATAGTGGaggaatcaaagaaacaagGAGCAGGCGTTTTGGTGTTAGggcagagaaagagaaccTCGAAGTGGCGCGTGATTTGGAAATGGCGTACGAAGGGAGGAATGGGAGGAGGAGTGGTCGAGTATTGTATTCATAACTCCGATTGTATGGCTATTGCCGTAAGGAAGAAGAGTAACAATGGAGGTTACTTGATCACCACGAAACGTCACAAAGATTTCTGGCTCTTGgcttaa
- the ACR5 gene encoding ACT domain repeat 5 (ACT domain repeat 5 (ACR5); FUNCTIONS IN: amino acid binding; INVOLVED IN: metabolic process; LOCATED IN: cellular_component unknown; EXPRESSED IN: 24 plant structures; EXPRESSED DURING: 14 growth stages; CONTAINS InterPro DOMAIN/s: Amino acid-binding ACT (InterPro:IPR002912); BEST Arabidopsis thaliana protein match is: ACT domain repeat 4 (TAIR:AT1G69040.2); Has 2794 Blast hits to 1588 proteins in 427 species: Archae - 0; Bacteria - 1672; Metazoa - 0; Fungi - 0; Plants - 582; Viruses - 0; Other Eukaryotes - 540 (source: NCBI BLink).): MDVCLSYSYNMDDEIAKFIRRVNPPRVVIDNEVCKDVTVIKVDSANKHGILLEVVQVLTELNLTIKKAYISSDGGWFMDVFNVTDQDGNKVTDEIVLEYIRKSLGPDESSCFSPSMRSTIGVKQSVDYTVVELTGTDRPGLLSELCAVLMDLQCNVVNAEIWTHRAKAAAVLQVTDEETCSAITDPERLSKIRKLLGYVLTGGSSGRRFREPKTTVSSALNETHTDRKLHQLMFADRDYDEWENNVDDEDKCGRVIPDVDVSNLHDLDYSIVMIKCKDRPKLLFDTVFTLTDMNYVVSHASIDAEGPQAYQEYYIRHTDGSPVKSEAERQRVIKCLKAAIQRRVSEGLKLELCTSDRVGLLSDVTRIFRENSLTVTRAEVKTKGDKALNTFYVRDASGYQVDTKTIESIRQVIGQTILQVKGGNTDAKPSPQDSPTGFLFGVFKSRSFVNFGLIRS; this comes from the exons ATGG ATGTTTGCTTGAGCTATTCATATAATATGGATGATGAGATTGCTAAGTTCATCAGAAGAGTGAATCCACCAAG GGTTGTGATCGATAACGAAGTCTGCAAAGATGTTACTGTCATTAAG gTGGATAGTGCGAATAAACATGGGATACTTCTGGAGGTTGTTCAAGTTTTGACTGAGCTTAATCTGACTATTAAGAAAGCTTATATCTCCTCTGATGGTGGCTGGTTTATGGATGTTTTCAATGTTACTGATCAAGATGGGAACAAAGTTACCGATGAAATTGTTCTTGAATATATCCGTAAA TCTCTTGGTCCTGATGAGTCTTCTTGCTTCAGTCCATCAATGAGATCAACCATTGGGGTTAAACAATCTGTCGACTACACTGTGGTTGAGCTAACAGGAACTGATAGACCCGGTTTGTTGTCTGAGTTATGTGCTGTTCTTATGGACCTCCAATGCAATGTGGTAAACGCTGAAATTTGGACACATAGAGCAAAAGCAGCAGCGGTTTTGCAAGTGACCGATGAAGAAACGTGCTCTGCAATCACTGATCCAGAGAGGTTGTCCAAAATCAGGAAACTTCTTGGTTATGTGCTTACAGGTGGAAGCAGTGGCAGAAGATTCCGTGAACCGAAAACCACTGTTTCTTCTGCTCTTAATGAGACTCACACGGACCGTAAGCTTCATCAATTGATGTTTGCAGATAGAGATTATGATGAATGGGAGAACAATGTCGATGACGAGGATAAATGTGGGAGAGTAATTCCAGATGTGGATGTCTCCAATTTGCATGATTTGGATTACTCCATTGTGATGATCAAGTGTAAAGACAGACCGAAGCTTCTTTTCGATACCGTCTTCACTCTGACAGATATGAATTATGTCGTTTCACATGCTAGCATTGACGCTGAAGGCCCCCAAGCTTATCAG GAATACTACATAAGACATACGGATGGATCTCCTGTCAAATCCGAGGCAGAAAGACAGCGAGTGATCAAATGTCTAAAAGCAGCTATTCAAAGAAGAGTCTCTGAG GGGTTGAAGCTTGAGCTTTGCACTTCAGATAGAGTCGGGTTACTCTCGGATGTGACTCGAATCTTCCGCGAAAACAGTCTCACAGTAACAAGAGCTgaagtgaaaacaaaaggagaCAAAGCTCTTAACACATTCTACGTGAGGGACGCTTCTGGCTACCAAGTTGATACCAAGACCATAGAATCCATTAGACAAGTCATCGGTCAGACGATACTTCAAGTGAAAGGCGGAAACACAGACGCGAAACCGAGTCCTCAAGATTCACCAACAGGGTTTCTTTTCGGGGTTTTCAAGTCGAGATCTTTCGTCAATTTCGGGTTGATAAGATCTTAA
- a CDS encoding late embryogenesis abundant domain-containing protein / LEA domain-containing protein (late embryogenesis abundant domain-containing protein / LEA domain-containing protein; CONTAINS InterPro DOMAIN/s: Late embryogenesis abundant protein, group 4 (InterPro:IPR004238); BEST Arabidopsis thaliana protein match is: Late embryogenesis abundant protein (LEA) family protein (TAIR:AT2G03850.1); Has 1140 Blast hits to 576 proteins in 184 species: Archae - 2; Bacteria - 341; Metazoa - 46; Fungi - 35; Plants - 656; Viruses - 0; Other Eukaryotes - 60 (source: NCBI BLink).), which produces MSISGAVLSGLGPSFLISGGKRSGVGGGAMKVGRKNVIIAPQRKKSWVSAAVKGAGNSPNDPKWLDDASEKASGYVKEKGSEVGNVSAQKGQELQNQMERAKDYIFGKAGEAMDSVAENAKRASDFVTEKGKEVKEETTSRTDKAKDFIVEKAGDVKDTAMDMRNKTSKYVGDKATEAKEAILPPKTDA; this is translated from the exons ATGTCGATCTCCGGAGCTGTGCTTAGTGGGTTGGGTCCTTCGTTCTTGATCAGTGGAGGCAAGAGAAGCGGCGTTGGCGGTGGAGCTATGAAAGTTGGCCGGAAGAATGTGATCATTGCACCTCAGCGCAAGAAGTCATGGGTCTCAGCCGCCGTGAAAGGTGCTGGTAACTCACCGAACGACCCCAAATGGCTTGATGATGCCTC AGAGAAAGCTTCGGGGTACGTGAAAGAGAAGGGAAGTGAAGTGGGAAACGTGTCTGCTCAAAAGGGACAAGAGCTTCAAAATCAGATGGAGAGAGCAAAAGACTACATTTTTGGGAAAGCTGGTGAAGCGATGGACTCGGTGGCTGAAAATGCAAAGAGAGCTTCGGATTTTGTGACCGAGAAAGGCAAAGAGGTGAAGGAAGAAACTACTTCAAGGACGGACAAAGCCAAAGATTTTATCGTTGAAAAAGCCGGTGACGTAAAAGATACGGCTATGGATATGAGAAACAAAACGTCTAAGTACGTCGGAGATAAAGCAACGGAGGCTAAAGAAGCAATATTGCCTCCAAAAACTGATGCATAG
- a CDS encoding P-loop containing nucleoside triphosphate hydrolases superfamily protein (P-loop containing nucleoside triphosphate hydrolases superfamily protein; FUNCTIONS IN: sulfotransferase activity; INVOLVED IN: biological_process unknown; LOCATED IN: endomembrane system; EXPRESSED IN: 20 plant structures; EXPRESSED DURING: 13 growth stages; CONTAINS InterPro DOMAIN/s: Sulfotransferase domain (InterPro:IPR000863); BEST Arabidopsis thaliana protein match is: P-loop containing nucleoside triphosphate hydrolases superfamily protein (TAIR:AT3G45070.1); Has 2643 Blast hits to 2603 proteins in 174 species: Archae - 0; Bacteria - 153; Metazoa - 1676; Fungi - 1; Plants - 545; Viruses - 0; Other Eukaryotes - 268 (source: NCBI BLink).), whose protein sequence is MFTFFTILSLCFKSWEQIITMEASKEAHHLPNYMKDDNVSQETKNLITSLPSDKDFMGYGLYNYKGCWYYPNTLQAVLDVQKHFKPRDTDIILASLPKGGTTWLKSLIFAVVHREKYRGTPQTHPLLLQNPHDLVPFLEVELYANSQIPDLAKYSSPMIFSTHMHLQALREATTKACKTVYVCRGIKDTFVSGWHYRNMLHRTKMDQATFELMFDAYCRGVLLYGPYWEHVLSYWKGSLEAKENVLFMKYEEIIEEPRVQVKRLAEFLECPFTKEEEESGSVEEILKLCSLRNLSNLEVNKNGTTRIGVDSQVFFRKGEVGDWKNHLTPQMAKTFDEIIDYRLGDSGLIFQ, encoded by the coding sequence atgTTCACCTTTTTCACTATCCtctctttgtgtttcaaaTCGTGGGAACAAATTATCACAATGGAGGCTTCTAAAGAAGCTCATCACCTTCCAAACTACATGAAAGACGACAACGTTAGTCAAGAAACCAAGAACTTGATCACTTCTCTACCTTCAGACAAAGATTTCATGGGTTATGGTCTCTACAACTACAAAGGTTGTTGGTACTATCCAAACACACTCCAAGCCGTTCTTGACGTCCAAAAACACTTCAAGCCACGAGATACTGATATAATCCTCGCTTCTTTGCCCAAAGGTGGAACCACTTGGCTCAAATCCCTAATTTTCGCTGTTGTACATAGAGAAAAGTACCGCGGAACCCCTCAAACACATCCTTTGCTCTTACAAAACCCTCATGACCTTGTCCCATTTCTTGAGGTTGAGTTATACGCTAATAGCCAAATTCCGGATCTCGCAAAGTATTCTTCTCCTATGATCTTTTCTACACACATGCACTTACAAGCATTGCGTGAAGCCACCACAAAAGCTTGCAAAACCGTATATGTGTGTAGAGGTATCAAAGATACGTTTGTCTCCGGCTGGCATTATAGAAACATGTTGCATCGCACCAAGATGGATCAAGCCACTTTTGAGCTCATGTTTGATGCTTATTGTAGAGGAGTTCTCTTATATGGACCTTATTGGGAACATGTATTGAGCTATTGGAAAGGGAGCTTGGAAGCAAAGGAGAATGTTCTTTTCATGAAGTACGAAGAGATAATTGAGGAGCCTCGTGTTCAAGTCAAGAGACTCGCCGAGTTCTTGGAATGTCCATTcaccaaggaagaagaagaaagtggatCGGTGGAGGAGATCTTGAAGTTGTGTAGTTTACGAAATTTAAGCAATTTGGAGGTTAATAAGAATGGGACAACGAGAATTGGTGTAGATTCTCAGGTGTTCTTTAGGAAAGGTGAAGTTGGTGATTGGAAGAATCATCTTACGCCACAAATGGCGAAAACCTTTGATGAGATTATTGACTATAGACTAGGAGACTCCGGTTTGATATTTCAATAa